The Amycolatopsis coloradensis sequence TACCCGTTGCGCCGGAGCAGCTCGGCGCCGGCGTTCACGATGCGTTCCCGCGTTCCAGTCACTCCTCCATGATAGAGCGTTCTATCAAACGCGTCCGTGGATCTAGCCGCTCCTTGAACCTTGGTTCACCCTCCGGCGCTACCTGCGGTCGATGTCCGCGTGGTGTACCCGGCCCTAGCGTCGGCAGCCGTTGGGAAACCGAGGAAAAGGGGGCAGCAGATGAAGCGGCTACTGACCGCCGGGATCATCCCGGTGGTCCTGGGCGGGCTGCTCGCCGGAGCCGGGCAGGCTTCGGCGAGCACGCTGAACACCACGAACATCCCCGGCCACTACGCCGGTCAGACCCTGGATTGGCATCCTTGCGCGGCGGAGGAGCTGGTCACGTTGCCGCCGGGCACCGACATCAATGGCCTCGAATGCGCGACGTTCCGCACGCCTCGCGACTGGGACAGGGCGGGGGAGCGACAGGACCTGACCATCGCGATCAGCAGGCTGAAGTCCACCGGGACATCGACGGCCTCGCTGCTCACCAACCCGGGTGGGCCGGGCGGCCCCGGCCGCTGGTTCCCGGTGACGTTCCGCGGGCAGGAGAAGCTGCGCGAGCATCAGGACATCATCGGCATCGACGTGCGCGGGACCGGCAAGAGCACGAACGTCACCTGCCGGGGCACGGCCGACCTCATCCGGCAGCTGGATCCGCGCGACCGGGATCCGCGCAATCTGGACCAGATCCTGGCCAACGCCGAGCACGTGGCCAGGTCCTGCCAGAGCGCCGGCGGCGAACTCGGGCCGCTGATCACCACCCACCAGACGATCAGGGACTTCGACCTGCTCCGTGTCCTGCTCGGCCGGGAGAAGATCAACTGGGTCGGGTATTCGGGCGGCACGTGGCTGGGCGCGCATTACGCGCAGCAGTTCCCGCAGCGGACGGGACGGTTCGTGCTGGACTCCTCGACGGAATTCACCACGGACTGGCAGAAGACGTTCGACCGGCAGCCGGTCGGCTTCGAACGGCGCTGGCGGCAGGACTTCCTGCCGTGGATGGCGCGCTACGACGCGAAGTACCACTTCGGCACGAACGGTGAAGAGGTCCGGCAGACCTACGAGCGGGTCCGCTACGCCTTGTCCCGCAACCCGATGGACGGGAACGGGCCGATGGAGCTCGATACCGCCATCATCTACATGCTCTACAAGAAGGCGACCTTCCCGGCGCTGGCCGAACTGCTGGTCAAGGTCCGGGGCGCCATGGAGAATCCGGAGGCGAAGGCCGAGGCCAAGGCCGCCGTCGAGGCGGCGGGTGATCACTCCGACGCGGCGGATGCCACGTTCTGGAACACCGTCTGTGGCGAAGGGCGTTTCATCGGCACCCGCGAGTCGCTGATCCGCGCCTCACAGCGGAACCTGGACCGCGGTCTGCTCCTGGCGGGCGGCGGCACGCTGAACGCCTCGGTCTGCCTGTTCTGGGACAAGGAACCGCGCCCGCTGCCGAAGCTGGACGGCAAGGGCGTCCCGCCGGTGCTGATCGTCCACTCCGAGCACGACCCGGCCACGGCGATCGAGGGTGCCAGGCGGGCACACGCGGGGTTCGCGAACTCGCGCATGCTGACCGTGACCGGTGAGGGCGACCACGGGCTCTACGCGGACGGGAACCCCAAGGTGGACGAGATCGTGAACGCCTACCTGGTCGACGGGGTCGTTCCCGCCGACCAGAGCGTCCCGGGCATGCCGCTGCCTGTGCCCTAGAAGGCGGCGAGGGTGTGCCAGGCGAGACCGGCGTCCTCGGCGTCGTCTCGGAGGACGACACCCTCGAGCAGGCCGTACGGGCGGTCGGCGGCGTAGAAGACCTCGTTGTCGTTCTTCAGCCCGAACGGTGACAGGTCCACCAGGAAGTGGTGCTTGTTCGGCAGTGAGAGCCGGACTTCGGCGACCTCTTCGCGTTCGTTGAGCACAGCCTCTCCCATGGCGTACAGCGTCTGCTGCAGGGAGAGGCTGTGCTTGTCCGCGAAGGTCTCCAGCATGATCCGCCGGATCTCGGCGTGGCTCGCGGTCCAGTCGATCCCATCGCCCTGGTAGCGCCAGCGCGCGGTCACGGCGGTCGCGAGGATCCGGTCGTTCGTCTCGGCCAGTGTCGTGTACTTGTCGCGAGGGAAGCCGTGGAACTCCGAGCCGGTCGACTTGAGCACCACGAGATCGTCCAAACCGGACACCACCCAGGCCTGGTCGCCCTGCACGGTCACGGCGGTCGTCCGCTTCTCGCTGCCCGCCTGCGAGAACGCGTGGTCGTGGCCCGAGATGCGGTTCCAGCCGTGTTCGTCGATCAGGATCCGGGCGCCGGTGATGTGCTCGAACGAGCCGACGAAATGGCGCCCGAGCCGCAGCGCGAAGTCCTCGATCTCGCCGACCGGGGCTTCCTTGGCGAAGGCGTAGACGGTGTTCTTCTGGGTGTCGGTCGCGACGACGTCGGCGTTGTCACCGGTGAGGTGCGTCGCCGCGAGGTCGCCACGAAGCGACGTCGAAACGGTGAGGTCCTTGAGGTGATGAACGGTGCCTTCGCGCTGGACGGTGACGAGCCGGACTTCGGCCTTGCCGTACTGGTTGGGGCCCAGGGTGATGGCCACGGGCGATCAGCTCCCTCGATAGGTGGAATAGGCGAACGGGCTCAGCAGCAACGGCACGTGGTGGTGCTCGGTCCCGTCGGCGATGCGGAAGGTCAAGGTGACTTCGGGGAAGAAGGAGTCGGGGCCGAGGTAGGCGCCGGTGTCGAAGACCAGCCGGTAGACCCCGGGTTCCAAGGTGTCCGGGCCGAGGTCGCGGATCCGGCCGTCGGTGTCGGTCCGCCCGTCGGCGACGGGTTCGCCCGCGCCGGTTTCGAGCCGGACCCCGACGCCGGCCGCCGGCCGTCCCGCGGCGGTGTCGAGGATGTGCGTGGTCACGAGGCTCATGCCGTCACCGCCTTCTCCAGCCGCAACGCGGCGATCCTGGCCAGCTCTTGACCGGCCACTTCGAGTTCCTTCTCGGGGTCGTTCGAGAGCCTCGAACGCAGGTTTTCCAGCAGTTCGGCGCCGCTCCGGCCGCTCGCGCAGACCAGGAAGACGTGCCCGAACGTCGCTTCGTACTCGGCGTTGGCCGCGGCGAACTCGCGTGCCGCGTCACCGTCCACACCGGACTGTTCCGAGCGCGACCAGCTCGCTTCGGTGCTCTTCCCGCCCGCTTTCTCCCCGATCCGGGGATGGGCGGCCATGGCGCGCCGGACCTCTTCGGGACGCAACGGGGTGAGCGCCTCGGAAGCGGCGAGCAGTGCGGCGAGATCGGCGTACGGGCGCCTGGCCAGCAGGGTCTCCACCCAGCGCGGGA is a genomic window containing:
- the uraD gene encoding 2-oxo-4-hydroxy-4-carboxy-5-ureidoimidazoline decarboxylase produces the protein MPLTIREFNEAPAQDIRPALTACLDVPRWVETLLARRPYADLAALLAASEALTPLRPEEVRRAMAAHPRIGEKAGGKSTEASWSRSEQSGVDGDAAREFAAANAEYEATFGHVFLVCASGRSGAELLENLRSRLSNDPEKELEVAGQELARIAALRLEKAVTA
- the pucL gene encoding factor-independent urate hydroxylase, whose amino-acid sequence is MAITLGPNQYGKAEVRLVTVQREGTVHHLKDLTVSTSLRGDLAATHLTGDNADVVATDTQKNTVYAFAKEAPVGEIEDFALRLGRHFVGSFEHITGARILIDEHGWNRISGHDHAFSQAGSEKRTTAVTVQGDQAWVVSGLDDLVVLKSTGSEFHGFPRDKYTTLAETNDRILATAVTARWRYQGDGIDWTASHAEIRRIMLETFADKHSLSLQQTLYAMGEAVLNEREEVAEVRLSLPNKHHFLVDLSPFGLKNDNEVFYAADRPYGLLEGVVLRDDAEDAGLAWHTLAAF
- a CDS encoding alpha/beta hydrolase, whose translation is MKRLLTAGIIPVVLGGLLAGAGQASASTLNTTNIPGHYAGQTLDWHPCAAEELVTLPPGTDINGLECATFRTPRDWDRAGERQDLTIAISRLKSTGTSTASLLTNPGGPGGPGRWFPVTFRGQEKLREHQDIIGIDVRGTGKSTNVTCRGTADLIRQLDPRDRDPRNLDQILANAEHVARSCQSAGGELGPLITTHQTIRDFDLLRVLLGREKINWVGYSGGTWLGAHYAQQFPQRTGRFVLDSSTEFTTDWQKTFDRQPVGFERRWRQDFLPWMARYDAKYHFGTNGEEVRQTYERVRYALSRNPMDGNGPMELDTAIIYMLYKKATFPALAELLVKVRGAMENPEAKAEAKAAVEAAGDHSDAADATFWNTVCGEGRFIGTRESLIRASQRNLDRGLLLAGGGTLNASVCLFWDKEPRPLPKLDGKGVPPVLIVHSEHDPATAIEGARRAHAGFANSRMLTVTGEGDHGLYADGNPKVDEIVNAYLVDGVVPADQSVPGMPLPVP
- the uraH gene encoding hydroxyisourate hydrolase, coding for MSLVTTHILDTAAGRPAAGVGVRLETGAGEPVADGRTDTDGRIRDLGPDTLEPGVYRLVFDTGAYLGPDSFFPEVTLTFRIADGTEHHHVPLLLSPFAYSTYRGS